A window from Salarias fasciatus chromosome 11, fSalaFa1.1, whole genome shotgun sequence encodes these proteins:
- the znf576.2 gene encoding zinc finger protein 576.2, whose product MDSDILNIEDIVMGRGLPDPPPAAPPERPAEPRRPVTFNGPPAPSVQPYQHENLQCFQCFITFCSAKAKERHMKKSHREEYKQQLQQGNTLFTCYVCDRTFSSSEELTLHQPTHSKDDKPFKCAHCRESFKTFSELTAHRRQVCPEKQMVCKDCNEIFRSAGLLRAHRVSQHPRPEVETAEQPEDPTKTHRCKKCGQGFEAESELVAHQEKYPEGQQCNGSAASLKKRGRPAKAEDPAAAEKKGKRKKKDEAEEAEKAGGGTLEPAAAAVAPAEDKGKAAPAKRGRPPKAADDKKSSEEDGQTPAKEKKPKAEPAPPRQHPCPDCELTFPALLQLRAHKKEKHTPRKAHPCEECEESFARPEQLDAHMSRAHAADRLSCPTCGKSFGRERTLKAHQKTHEEENPEESSAKR is encoded by the exons ATGGACTCGGATATCTTGAACATTGAGGACATAGTGATGGGACGGGGCTTGCCTgatccacctccagcagccccaCCTGAGAGACCGGCAGAACCACGCAGGCCTGTCACTTTCAATGGTCCTCCAGCTCCATCTGTTCAACCCT ACCAGCATGAGAATCTGCAATGTTTCCAGTGCTTCATCACGTTCTGCAGTGCCAAAGCCAAGGAAAGGCACATGAAGAAGAGCCACAGAGAAGAGTacaagcagcagcttcagcag GGAAACACATTGTTTACGTGCTACGTGTGCGACAGAACGTTTTCGTCGTCCGAGGAATTGACGCTGCACCAGCCAACGCACAGCAAGGATGACAAGCCTTTCAAATGTGCTCACTGCAGGGAGAGCTTTAAAACATTCTCTGAA CTCACAGCTCACAGAAGACAGGTGTGTCCAGAGAAACAGATGGTGTGTAAAGATTGCAACGAAATCTTCCGTAGTGCCGGACTGCTGCGTGCTCACCGTGTGTCCCAGCACCCGCGTCCCGAAGTAGAGACGGCCGAACAGCCGGAGGACCCCACAAAAACCCACCGCTGTAAGAAGTGCGGTCAGGGATTCGAAGCGGAGTCCGAGCTGGTGGCGCACCAGGAGAAGTATCCCGAAGGTCAGCAGTGCAACGGCAGCGCCGCGTCCCTCAAGAAGCGGGGACGGCCGGCGAAAGCCGAAGACCCGGCGGCCGCCGAGAAAAAGGGAAAGCGGAAGAAGAAAGACGAGGCCGAGGAGGCGGAGAAGGCCGGCGGCGGCACGTtggagccggcggcggcggcggtggcgccGGCCGAAGACAAAGGGAAGGCGGCGCCGGCAAAGCGCGGCCGTCCGCCCAAAGCAGCGGATGATAAGAAAAGCTCAGAGGAAGACGGCCAGACTCCGGCGAAGGAGAAGAAGCCTAAAGCGGaacccgccccgccccgccagCACCCCTGTCCCGACTGCGAGCTCACGTTCCCCGCCCTGCTCCAGCTCCGCGCCCacaagaaagagaaacacaccCCCCGGAAAGCCCACCCCTGTGAAGAATGTGAAGAGAGCTTCGCCCGGCCCGAGCAGCTCGACGCCCACATGTCTCGAGCTCACGCCGCCGACCGCCTGTCCTGCCCGACCTGCGGCAAGAGCTTCGGCCGCGAGCGCACCCTGAAAGCTCACCAGAAAACCCACGAGGAGGAGAATCCCGAGGAGTCGAGCGCAAAGAGATAA